The Mustela nigripes isolate SB6536 chromosome 4, MUSNIG.SB6536, whole genome shotgun sequence genome includes a window with the following:
- the UTF1 gene encoding undifferentiated embryonic cell transcription factor 1: protein MLLRPRRPPPPAPPAPASPASPDPEPRPVGGAPGTPPGRSASPGALAASASPGSPGLPGSPVSPGSAQRTPWSARETELLLGTLLQPAVWRALLLDRRQALPTYRRVSAALARQQVRRTPAQCRRRYKFLKDKLRDAQGQPPGPFDAQIRELMGLLGDNGHRRGGRRRSPGPGRPPRGRRPAPAVPFSPAEPDVPPPPATRGPDADRAWTLRFSPTPPKSADAPRAPGSPTALSTAGPAPGRPEDRAPFRVPGSPPPPVLDPAREDPDSPPSRPEDHAPPQSAPPSLNAALLQTLGHLGDIVAILGPLRDQLLTLNQHVEQLRGSFDQTVSLAVGFILGSAAAERGVLTDPRE, encoded by the exons ATGTTGCTCCGGCCGCGGcggccgcccccgcccgcgccccccgcgccgGCATCGCCAGCCAGCCCGGACCCCGAGCCGCGGCCGGTCGGGGGCGCGCCGGGAACCCCGCCGGGGCGGTCCGCCTCACCCGGCGCGCTGGCGGCGTCCGCGTCCCCCGGGTCCCCCGGCCTCCCCGGGTCGCCCGTGTCCCCGGGCTCGGCGCAGCGCACGCCCTGGAGCGCCCGCGAGACGGAGCTGCTGCTGGGCACGCTGCTGCAGCCGGCCGTGTGGCGCGCGCTGCTGCTGGACCGCCGCCAGGCGCTGCCCACCTACCGCCGCGTGTCGGCCGCGCTGGCCCGCCAGCAGGTGCGCCGCACGCCCGCGCAGTGCCGCCGCCGCTACAAGTTCCTCAAGGACAAGCTCCGCGACGCGCAGGGCCAGCCGCCCGGGCCCTTCGACGCGCAGATCCGCGAGCTCATGGGGCTGCTGGGCGACAACGGACACCGGCGCGGCGGCCGCCGCCGCTCCCCGGGGCCCGGGCGCCCCCCGCGCGGACGCCGCCCGGCCCCCGCCGTGCCCTTCTCGCCCGCCGAGCCAG ACGTCCCGCCGCCGCCGGCCACTCGCGGCCCCGACGCGGACCGGGCCTGGACTCTCAGGTTCAGCCCGACCCCGCCCAAGTCTGCGGACGCCCCTCGAGCTCCCGGCTCCCCGACGGCGCTCTCCACGGCCGGCCCCGCACCGGGCCGGCCCGAGGACCGCGCGCCTTTCCGCGTTCCGGGATCCCCGCCGCCGCCGGTCCTGGACCCCGCCCGGGAGGACCCAGACTCGCCGCCCAGCCGCCCCGAGGACCACGCGCCCCCGCAGTCCGCGCCCCCGTCGCTGAACGCAGCCCTTCTGCagaccctggggcacctgggcgacaTCGTGGCCATCCTGGGCCCTCTGCGCGACCAGCTGCTGACCCTGAACCAGCACGTGGAGCAGCTGCGCGGCTCCTTCGACCAGACCGTGTCCCTGGCCGTGGGCTTCATCTTAGGCAGCGCCGCGGCCGAGCGAGGGGTCCTAACGGACCCCCGAGAGTGA